In one Bacillus sp. Marseille-P3661 genomic region, the following are encoded:
- a CDS encoding glycosyltransferase family 2 protein → MEHPVLTIVVPCYNEEEIFPDSVEKLTIVLKELINEELISPKSKLLFVDDGSRDRTWTLIAKETIHNTYVGGLKLARNVGHQKALLAGLERANQHSDCVISIDADLQDDISVIREFITKFLDGYDIVYGVRKGRKTDTLFKRTTAIGFYRVMNKIGIQLIPNHADFRLMSKRAIDELSKYNEANVFLRGMIPLIGFRTINVYYDRKERLAGESKYPLKKMLSFAFDGLTSFSTVPIRYITIIGFMLFLFSGIAGMYAMIQKFTGNTNSGWTSLIISIWFLGGLQLMGLGLIGEYIGKIFIEVKRRPKYAVDIDLFSDPFEHLQNSRSADILASDHRLFKRVQE, encoded by the coding sequence ATGGAACATCCGGTATTAACAATTGTAGTCCCTTGTTACAATGAGGAGGAAATTTTTCCAGACTCTGTTGAGAAATTAACAATTGTCCTAAAAGAATTAATAAATGAGGAATTAATTTCACCTAAAAGTAAATTATTATTTGTGGACGATGGTAGTCGTGATCGAACATGGACGCTGATTGCTAAAGAAACGATTCATAATACATATGTTGGTGGTCTTAAGCTTGCACGTAATGTCGGGCACCAGAAAGCACTATTGGCTGGTTTAGAAAGAGCTAACCAACATTCAGACTGTGTCATCTCTATTGATGCAGATTTGCAAGATGATATTTCGGTTATTCGAGAGTTTATCACAAAGTTTCTAGATGGCTATGATATTGTCTACGGTGTCAGAAAAGGAAGGAAAACAGATACACTGTTTAAGAGAACGACAGCTATAGGCTTTTATCGGGTTATGAACAAAATTGGCATTCAATTAATCCCTAATCACGCAGATTTTCGCCTAATGAGTAAGCGTGCAATAGACGAGTTGTCAAAATATAACGAGGCAAATGTATTTCTGCGAGGAATGATTCCTTTAATCGGGTTTCGGACGATTAATGTTTATTATGATCGTAAGGAACGTTTGGCTGGTGAGTCTAAGTATCCGTTAAAAAAGATGTTGTCTTTTGCTTTTGATGGACTAACATCTTTTAGTACTGTACCAATACGTTATATTACGATCATTGGGTTTATGCTGTTCTTATTTAGTGGTATCGCAGGAATGTATGCCATGATTCAAAAGTTCACAGGGAACACAAATTCAGGGTGGACTTCCTTAATTATATCTATTTGGTTCCTAGGTGGTCTGCAATTGATGGGACTAGGATTAATTGGTGAATATATTGGTAAAATTTTTATCGAGGTGAAAAGAAGACCTAAATATGCTGTGGATATTGATTTGTTTTCTGATCCGTTTGAGCATCTTCAGAATTCGAGATCAGCGGATATATTAGCAAGTGATCATAGACTTTTTAAGCGGGTTCAGGAATAG
- a CDS encoding GtrA family protein → MNIDRTFIRFLLVGLVNTAIGLSVMYILLHFVGISYWLATLTGNSIGACTSFALNRSFTFRSDSIVSKSFPRFVIVVTICYFISYSFGLHLVTLVMEHIHAFPTILIEDSAILVGTCCYTMLNYFGQKQFVFSR, encoded by the coding sequence ATGAATATCGATCGTACATTTATAAGGTTTTTGTTAGTAGGGCTAGTAAATACAGCGATCGGGTTGTCAGTTATGTACATCCTCCTCCATTTTGTTGGGATTTCATATTGGCTAGCAACACTAACAGGAAACTCAATCGGTGCATGCACTAGTTTTGCTTTAAACCGATCCTTTACTTTTCGAAGCGATAGCATCGTATCAAAAAGTTTCCCTCGATTTGTGATTGTTGTAACCATATGTTATTTCATTTCTTATAGTTTCGGATTACATTTAGTAACATTGGTTATGGAGCACATTCATGCTTTCCCAACCATTCTAATTGAAGATTCAGCGATCTTAGTTGGTACATGCTGTTATACAATGTTAAATTACTTTGGGCAAAAACAGTTTGTTTTCTCTAGGTGA